The Octopus bimaculoides isolate UCB-OBI-ISO-001 chromosome 1, ASM119413v2, whole genome shotgun sequence genome contains the following window.
GACGTTATGTATTGAAATACACTTTTTATTGATACTAAAATCCAATTCTTTATAATTTCTCCTTACCGACTCGCCTGTCAGTTCATGTGATTAATTACAACATAGTGTAATGTCAAATATCCGTGGATCCTGCCTTTCTCTATTTAAATCAATTTGTGTAAGGATGGGCAATGATATGAACGAAAACATGTAAGTATAGATAATTGCATAGTGAAATTGATACGTGAAGAAAGTTGTGAAACGGCTGTAATCCTACGAAAGtcaagagtaaaatataatatatattcaacagTGAAGCCTCTTAActttatacatttctctctctctctctctctctcgctttctctctgtatgtatgtatgtatttatgtatatatgtacatatgtatatatgtatatatatatatatatatatatgcatatatagagatagaaGGAAACGTAATACCACGAGCCTTAGCAAACTAATTTGGgatcttaaagataataacattaaatttaaactagactggcttattctttctatttctaagccatatgaaaagggtggaaaattCTGTGATTTATGTGTaacagaatttctttttattttattttcaaggaATTGtctaattaataatttcattgaacattcttacaaatgcaaacattggcaaaaacatacatattctacattcaaataaaaataaaaataaaggttttTATAAAACGCTNNNNNNNNNNNNNNNNNNNNNNNNNNNNNNNNNNNNNNNNNNNNNNNNNNNNNNNNNNNNNNNNNNNNNNNNNNNNNNNNNNNNNNNNNNNNNNNNNNNNNNNNNNNNNNNNNNNNNNNNNNNNNNNNNNNNNNNNNNNNNNNNNNNNNNNNNNNNNNNNNNNNNNNNNNNNNNNNNNNNNNNNNNNNNNNNNNNNNNNNNNNNNNNNNNNNNNNNNNNNNNNNNNNNNNNNNNNNNNNNNNNNNNNNNNNNNNNNNNNNNNNNNNNNNNNNNNNNNNNNNNNNNNNNNNNNNNNNNNNNNNNNNNNNNNNNNNNNNNNNNNNNNNNNNNNNNNNNNNNNNNNNNNNNNNNNNNNNNNNNNNNNNNNNNNNNNNNNNNNNNNNNNNNNNNNNNNNNNNNNNNNNNNNNNNNNNNNNNNNNNNNNNNNNNNNNNNNNNNNNNNNNNNNNNNNNNNNNNNNNNNNNNNNNNNNNNNNNNNNNNNNNNNNNNNNNNNNNNNNNNNNNNNNNNNNNNNNNNNNNNNNNNNNNNNNNNNNNNNNNNNNNNNNNNNNNNNNNNNNNNNNNNNNNNNNNNNNNNNNNNNNNNNNNNNNNNNNNNNNNNNNNNNNNNNNNNNNNNNNNNNNNNNNNNNNNNNNNNNNNNNNNNNNNNNNNNNNNNNNNNNNNNNNNNNNNNNNNNNNNNNNNNNNNNNNNNNNNNNNNNNNNNNNNNNNNNNNNNNNNNNNNNNNNNNNNNNNNNNNNNNNNNNNNNNNNNNNNNNNNNNNNNNNNNNNNNNNNNNNNNNNNNNNNNNNNNNNNNNNNNNNNNNNNNNNNNNNNNNNNNNNNNNNNNNNNNNNNNNNNNNNNNNNNNNNNNNNNNNNNNNNNNNNNNNNNNNNNNNNNNNNNNNNNNNNNNNNNNNNNNNNNNNNNNNNNNNNNNNNNNNNNNNNNNNNNNNNNNNNNNNNNNNNNNNNNNNNNNNNNNNNNNNNNNNNNNNNNNNNNNNNNNNNNNNNNNNNNNNNNNNNNNNNNNNNNNNNNNNNNNNNNNNNNNNNNNNNNNNNNNNNNNNNNNNNNNNNNNNNNNNNNNNNNNNNNNNNNNNNNNNNNNNNNNNNNNNNNNNNNNNNNNNNNNNNNNNNNNNNNNNNNNNNNNNNNNNNNNNNNNNNNNNNNNNNNNNNNNNNNNNNNNNNNNNNNNNNNNNNNNNNNNNNNNNNNNNNNNNNNNNNNNNNNNNNNNNNNNNNNNNNNNNNNNNNNNNNNNNNNNNNNNNNNNNNNNNNNNNNNNNNNNNNNNNNNNNNNNNNNNNNNNNNNNNNNNNNNNNNNNNNNNNNNNNNNNNNNNNNNNNNNNNNNNNNNNNNNNNNNNNNNNNNNNNNNNNNNNNNNNNNNNNNNNNNNNNNNNNNNNNNNNNNNNNNNNNNNNNNNNNNNNNNNNNNNNNNNNNNNNNNNNNNNNNNNNNNNNNNNNNNNNNNNNNNNNNNNNNNNNNNNNNNNNNNNNNNNNNNNNNNNNNNNNNNNNNNNNNNNNNNNNNNNNNNNNNNNNNNNNNNNNNNNNNNNNNNNNNNNNNNNNNNNNNNNNNNNNNNNNNNNNNNNNNNNNNNNNNNNNNNNNNNNNNNNNNNNNNNNNNNNNNNNNNNNNNNNNNNNNNNNNNNNNNNNNNNNNNNNNNNNNNNNNNNNNNNNNNNNNNNNNNNNNNNNNNNNNNNNNNNNNNNNNNNNNNNNNNNNNNNNNNNNNNNNNNNNNNNNNNNNNNNNNNNNNNNNNNNNNNNNNNNNNNNNNNNNNNNNNNNNNNNNNNNNNNNNNNNNNNNNNNNNNNNNNNNNNNNNNNNNNNNNNNNNNNNNNNNNNNNNNNNNNNNNNNNNNNNNNNNNNNNNNNNNNNNNNNNNNNNNNNNNNNNNNNNNNNNNNNNNNNNNNNNNNNNNNNNNNNNNNNNNNNNNNNNNNNNNNNNNNNNNNNNNNNNNNNNNNNNNNNNNNNNNNNNNNNNNNNNNNNNNNNNNNNNNNNNNNNNNNNNNNNNNNNNNNNNNNNNNNNNNNNNNNNNNNNNNNNNNNNNNNNNNNNNNNNNNNNNNNNNNNNNNNNNNNNNNNNNNNNNNNNNNNNNNNNNNNNNNNNNNNNNNNNNNNNNNNNNNNNNNNNNNNNNNNNNNNNNNNNNNNNNNNNNNNNNNNNNNNNNNNNNNNNNNNNNNNNNNNNNNNNNNNNNNNNNNNNNNNNNNNNNNNNNNNNNNNNNNNNNNNNNNNNNNNNNNNNNNNNNNNNNNNNNNNNNNNNNNNNNNNNNNNNNNNNNNNNNNNNNNNNNNNNNNNNNNNNNNNNNNNNNNNNNNNNNNNNNNNNNNNNNNNNNNNNNNNNNNNNNNNNNNNNNNNNNNNNNNNNNNNNNNNNNNNNNNNNNNNNNNNNNNNNNNNNNNNNNNNNNNNNNNNNNNNNNNNNNNNNNNNNNNNNNNNNNNNNNNNNNNNNNNNNNNNNNNNNNNNNNNNNNNNNNNNNNNNNNNNNNNNNNNNNNNNNNNNNNNNNNNNNNNNNNNNNNNNNNNNNNNNNNNNNNNNNNNNNNNNNNNNNNNNNNNNNNNNNNNNNNNNNNNNNNNNNNNNNNNNNNNNNNNNNNNNNNNNNNNNNNNNNNNNNNNNNNNNNNNNNNNNNNNNNNNNNNNNNNNNNNNNNNNNNNNNNNNNNNNNNNNNNNNNNNNNNNNNNNNNNNNNNNNNNNNNNNNNNNNNNNNNNNNNNNNNNNNNNNNNNNNNNNNNNNNNNNNNNNNNNNNNNNNNNNNNNNNNNNNNNNNNNNNNNNNNNNNNNNNNNNNNNNNNNNNNNNNNNNNNNNNNNNNNNNNNNNNNNNNNNNNNNNNNNNNNNNNNNNNNNNNNNNNNNNNNNNNNNNNNNNNNNNNNNNNNNNNNNNNNNNNNNNNNNNNNNNNNNNNNNNNNNNNNNNNNNNNNNNNNNNNNNNNNNNNNNNNNNNNNNNNNNNNNNNNNNNNNNNNNNNNNNNNNNNgatttttttgtatgattgtgtatagaggaatatattattttgcttaaaagagttccaacactgtctgttttttatgttttatttatattcctgcagaactaatgtggggtatagaatatggaatatacaatatataatataatatacaatatataatataaaataaaataaaaatggatggcaccatgaaataaagtattgaatgtagatgaaatattgagtgttcaatataaaggatcaaatatataaatatataaatataaatatatatatataaaggcgactcgagtttcagggctatttctcttcgtcatggccggtatgacagtctttacaaatatataaaaccaaaacaaaagttAGGCACGTACTACTTCACATTTACGCACTTCACGTTTTTGAAAATTCTGTCTACATCCTTGAAATGTTACTTAAATGGAATGACGTGTAGTTCATTATTACAATTACGTTTCGtagttatattttcatatattgaaCAGAATGCCGGGAAAGTAGGATTACATATGCCTTTGAATGAGTGTGCATGAATGGTTCTTATAATGAAGATTCACCATGAAGATCAGACTATTTAATGTTAGGGACGTTTAACGTATATGTAAACGTATTCAGTACCATTTATcggtttcaaatatttatataaaaagaagttTGATATAGGTTtaggtaaacaaacaaaaaaaaggacaTGTTAATAATGAGTTAAATATGTTAGTAAGATAAGAGTTCCCTTCAGtgtttacaaaatagaaaaacaaaattatttggaAGAAATGTCTCAACAACATTTACGAAACGAAAGTGGTTTTTTgccaatatgtgtttgtgtatgtattttcaaatatatacttatatatatatatatatatatNNNNNNNNNNNNNNNNNNNNNNNNNNNNNNNNNNNNNNNNNNNNNNNNNNNNNNNNNNNNNNNNNNNNNNNNNNNNNNNNNNNNNNNNNNNNNNNNNNNNNNNNNNNNNNNNNNNNNNNNNNNNNNNNNNNNNNNNNNNNNNNNNNNNNNNNNNNNNNNNNNNNNNNNNNNNNNNNNNNNNNNNNNNNNNNNNNNNNNNNNNNNNNNNNNNNNNNNNNNNNNNNNNNNNNNNNNNNNNNNNNNNNNNNNNNNNNNNNNNNNNNNNNNNNNNNNNNNNNNNNNNNNNNNNNNNNNNNNNNNNNNNNNNNNNNNNNNNNNNNNNNNNNNNNNNNNNNNNNNNNNNNNNNNNNNNNNNNNNNNNNNNNNNNNNNNNNNNNNNNNNNNNNNNNNNNNNNNNNNNNNNNNNNNNNNNNNNNNNNNNNNNNNNNNNNNNNNNNNNNNNNNNNNNNNNNNNNNNNNNNgagagagagacagagagagagagacagagagagagagagagagagagagatagggagagagggagagatagaaagagatagcgAGAGGGAAATGAATAGCGCGAGAGCACGCATTTCAATATGTACACTTTTAagattttgtttgtatgcatgtttcgTATGTGTTTCTTATAACAACCACACAGTGGTTTACTGAAACTTCCATAACATTATGAAAAACTTTTGCGTTACACACAATTGAATGTTTGATGATTTTGGCCGATATTATGACTCATATTAGTCCTTTTCTTCGGGTATTATATTGATTttccgtgcacacacacaggctgTGGCTACATCGATGACACTTGGTTTATAAACGTACAGTCCATCAACACATTCACCGGTATGTTCCAGGACAGTCATTGGAGTATATACCATCACACATTGGTGGTTATCGTCAGAGTCGAGACAGTCTGAACAGCGACAAACGACATCTGTTCGTGATGGAGGAAAATATGTCGAATTGTGTGTAATTTTTAGGTACCATGGGCAGGTTGAACGCTCGCGAATGATATCAGTAGATACAGAAGATGTTGGGCAAGTTTTATTCCCTTCGGTCAGTTCTTGTTGGTCACTTCCCGCTGGAGCTAATTCAGCTGGTATGAAAAAGTTATTACCGATCGCTGCGCTGGATAGTTTCTCGTATTGAACTTTCAAGTCGTTTGGTATATTACATTGTGTCGGAATTGACGCCGAGGATATGAACAATACGAAGTTGGTGAGGAGGAAGATTACAACCTGGAAGAGAACCTGCgtgatataaaatgtttatgagAAGATGAGTAATTACAGTTCAATACGACACACAGCTTAGAAAAATATAGTACATCTATAGGACGCATtaactgactctctctctctcacacacaaacacgcacagactcACAGACTTAAACAGAAAcgaacacacttatacacacacacacgcgcgtgcgcacgtgcacaaatacacacatacacactcacacacacactctcaaacacacacacacacacacacacacacacactcacacacatatgtattcatacgtgTTCATGAAAGATTAGAGGGCACTCGTAATGTGTTGATCGAATGTAAACTAGGcaggtgtctttttttttttataagagaaaacaaatgaacgaaatatTCTCGACAAGACTTGAATCAGCTGTTGATATCCGTATATAAAGTAGGAAAGTTACAAATATGAAGTATAGTAAGAACAGTTGGAAATGGTCTGGTGTGATACTTATATGATTTCCTCAGTAAACAACGAAATTTGACAAACTGTTTATGTCTAAGAGCAAGAGGTGtaatatgaaatacaataaatagCAATTGAAAAGTTGTGGAGTATATTTACAAGAAATAATTCCGTGAACGTGTTATTTTTTGAATTTAAACATCGATGTAAAGGTATAGGATATCAACCACAGCGACTTTTCAATTTGTGAGATATTTGGTGTTTTCAGGAGCAACACAGATGACGAGAAATTCTCGAAAAATATGTCGTTGTTACTCGAGTAACAGCGTCAAACTAGCCAACATTCTCAATAATGCCGCTATTATCTTTGTTTGTTTCGTAGACAATGTAAACAGAAATGTTtgtcattttagaaataaaataaatcaaacaatgAGCGAATGTTACATTAAAATTCATCATTCAGCTTTCTGAATCGAAGTGTCCTAAAACTCTTATTCGTCCGTTTTAATTGCTGATATCGTTTCTATTCTATGTAAGTAGGACCTTTttgtatgtaaacgtatatacattatttgcattaaatGTATTTACTATTTTTGTATATAGACAAGCCTAatttgcttatccttacatttacaaTTCTCCCTCACCAAGTTTAAACCTCTTGCCCACTCCGAAGTGTGATCTGTGCAtagaatatctgattctcatctataaactatataaatatatggttcagtggttagagcatcatgAGGTCGTAAGTTCGATTTCCGGTCCCGGttgtctgttgtgttcttgagcaaaacacagtatttgatgttgctccagtcccctcagctgtagaaaggagGTACGATGTCTCTGATGCCAAGAGGTGTcggcatttgcctttcccttgcaaACCATCGATGGCATGgtgaggggaagctggtatgcagtGAAAGGATTTCTACTTCGGTGAAGATCCTTCTCGGAAAAATCCCATGGACACTGAGGACGAAAGGGGTTCTTTACTTTAAccaatatataactaaatagatagaaaaatgaatacacacattaTGCGCTTCATATCCTTCTGTTTTAAGGTTCTTTAAAGCATTCGCACAAATTCAACTTTAACACCTGCCAAATTCGCGCTCTCACATACTCAACTGCAATTTTAGATAAATTAGAAGTGGGAACAAAGAATTACATGagcataataaatgtataaaaatatacaaggccacttatatttgtgtgcatgaaaGTATTAGATCAATATACTAAAGCCACAAAAGTACGTCTCGGATGTATAATAGCAATCAGAGTAAGGTACATCTGAAAATCATTCAGTCGTTTGAAGAAAGGCAGATTTTTCCTTGAATGAGACAAGAGTAAGCATAGAAATAAgactgtagatataaatattacgGTTGATAGTAACAATGTATGATTACTTACGTTGGTGGTATTCATTATAATGGTTGGTCACTTGGAATGGAAAGGAtgacaatattattatatgtgtatatattatcaaagAAAGCTTGAACGTGTTAGCCTTTTGAAATAATATTCGCTTGTGATGTTACCAACTACTTTGAGGTTCCTTATATACAATATTTGAGGCAGTGGAATTACCATATGTCATAATGGTTAACCAAAACTAAAGAAATTATC
Protein-coding sequences here:
- the LOC128249802 gene encoding interleukin 17-like protein — its product is MNTTNVLFQVVIFLLTNFVLFISSASIPTQCNIPNDLKVQYEKLSSAAIGNNFFIPAELAPAGSDQQELTEGNKTCPTSSVSTDIIRERSTCPWYLKITHNSTYFPPSRTDVVCRCSDCLDSDDNHQCVMVYTPMTVLEHTGECVDGLYVYKPSVIDVATACVCARKINIIPEEKD